A single region of the Streptomyces sp. AM 4-1-1 genome encodes:
- a CDS encoding pyruvate dehydrogenase — protein MAKQNVAEQFVDILVRAGVQRMYGVVGDSLNPVVDAIRRNSAIEWVQVRHEEVAAFAAGAEAQITGSLAACAGSCGPGNLHLINGLYDAHRSMAPVLALASHIPSSEIGLGYFQATHPDQLFQECSHYNEMISNPQQMPRLLQTAIQHAIGRGGVSVVALPGDIASEQAPEKSIEHALVTSRPTVRPGDEEIEKLRRMIDAAKRVTLFCGSGTAGAHAEVMEFAERVKSPVGHALRGKEWIQYDNPYDVGMSGLLGYGAAYEATHECDLLVLLGTDFPYNAFLPDDVKIVQVDVRPEHLGRRSKLDLAIWGDVRETLRCLTPLVRPKDDRKFLDRMLKKHADALEGVVRAYTRKVDKHVPIHPEYVAAVLDELADDDAVFTVDTGMCNVWAARYLTPNGKRRVIGSFSHGSMANALPQAIGAQFVDRGRQVVSMSGDGGFTMLMGDFLTLVQYDLPVKIVLFNNSSLGMVELEMMVGGLPSFGTTNTNPDFAAIARAAGAYGVRVEKPKQLAGALKDAFRHKGPALVDVVTDPNALSIPPKISAEMVTGFALSASKVVLDGGVGRMIQMARSNLRNVPRP, from the coding sequence ATGGCCAAGCAGAACGTGGCGGAGCAGTTCGTGGACATTCTCGTCCGGGCGGGCGTCCAGCGGATGTACGGGGTCGTCGGCGACAGCCTCAACCCGGTCGTCGACGCCATCCGGCGCAACTCGGCCATCGAGTGGGTCCAGGTCAGGCACGAGGAGGTCGCCGCGTTCGCCGCCGGGGCGGAGGCGCAGATCACCGGCAGTCTGGCGGCCTGCGCGGGCTCCTGCGGTCCGGGCAATCTGCACCTCATCAACGGTCTCTACGACGCCCACCGCTCGATGGCCCCCGTACTGGCCCTCGCCTCACACATCCCGTCGAGCGAGATCGGCCTCGGCTACTTCCAGGCGACCCATCCGGACCAGCTGTTCCAGGAATGCAGCCACTACAACGAGATGATCTCCAACCCGCAGCAGATGCCCCGGCTGCTCCAGACGGCGATCCAGCACGCGATCGGCCGCGGCGGGGTCAGTGTCGTGGCGCTGCCGGGCGACATCGCCTCCGAGCAGGCGCCGGAGAAGTCGATCGAGCACGCGCTCGTCACCTCGCGGCCCACGGTCCGGCCCGGCGACGAGGAGATCGAGAAGCTGCGGCGGATGATCGACGCGGCGAAGCGGGTCACCCTCTTCTGCGGCAGTGGCACGGCCGGCGCGCACGCGGAGGTGATGGAGTTCGCGGAGCGGGTGAAGTCGCCGGTCGGGCACGCGCTGCGCGGCAAGGAGTGGATTCAGTACGACAACCCGTACGACGTGGGCATGAGCGGGCTGCTCGGTTACGGCGCCGCCTACGAGGCCACCCACGAGTGCGATCTGCTCGTCCTGCTGGGCACCGACTTCCCGTACAACGCCTTCCTGCCGGACGACGTGAAGATCGTCCAGGTCGACGTGCGACCCGAGCACCTGGGCAGGCGCTCGAAGCTGGACCTGGCGATCTGGGGGGACGTCCGTGAGACCCTGCGCTGTCTGACCCCGCTGGTCCGCCCCAAGGACGACCGGAAGTTCCTCGACCGGATGCTGAAGAAGCACGCCGACGCGCTGGAGGGCGTCGTCAGGGCGTACACCCGCAAGGTCGACAAGCACGTGCCGATCCATCCGGAGTACGTCGCCGCCGTGCTGGACGAACTGGCCGACGACGACGCCGTGTTCACCGTCGACACCGGTATGTGCAATGTGTGGGCGGCCCGCTACCTGACGCCGAACGGCAAGCGTCGGGTGATCGGCTCGTTCAGCCACGGTTCGATGGCCAACGCGCTTCCGCAGGCGATCGGCGCGCAGTTCGTCGACCGCGGGCGTCAGGTCGTCTCGATGTCCGGTGACGGCGGATTCACCATGCTGATGGGCGACTTCCTGACCCTGGTCCAGTACGACCTGCCCGTCAAGATCGTGCTGTTCAACAACTCCTCGCTCGGCATGGTCGAGCTGGAGATGATGGTCGGGGGCCTGCCGTCGTTCGGCACGACCAACACCAACCCGGACTTCGCCGCCATCGCGCGGGCCGCCGGGGCGTACGGCGTGCGGGTGGAGAAGCCGAAGCAGTTGGCGGGAGCGCTGAAGGACGCGTTCAGGCACAAGGGCCCGGCGCTCGTCGACGTGGTCACGGACCCGAACGCGCTCTCCATCCCGCCGAAGATCAGTGCCGAGATGGTGACCGGGTTCGCGCTCTCCGCCAGCAAGGTGGTGCTGGACGGGGGAGTGGGCCGGATGATCCAGATGGCCCGCTCCAATCTGCGGAACGTGCCACGGCCCTGA
- a CDS encoding protein phosphatase 2C domain-containing protein, with the protein MSQQGEGRVTREDDWWHRLYDEAVAVGIVAEAEAEAGAEVGVRDRGQAADPVPESRTVPGRAPWERPAEPTRPRTFEGPRTVVPQPVPVPRAEPTVADGTVAGAESGPGRATARTPAEARAADGSDTADDRPRVGYVGDRPPTYDAEPTALPATGPDELDELDGPFADTVLDGASYGSYVLRAASVRGDSARFRGEPRRDSLLTVRFGTAENALVLVAVAGGGRAGTGTHRAAADLCRWIARAVGRSHARLCDDIRADRRPDLRAGLHRLTDRGYGRLRTRAAELRLRPEEYTAGLRCLLLPTDPECRTRVVFGEGPGGLFRLRDGAWQDLEPRVAAEGGAGGEETPDGERPAMAPGDASPPAPYDVDGEPVPPSDGRFLFRAAQARPGDTLLLCGPGLADPVRGEPALTDALAGRWTTGGPPGLAAYLADIQLRAKGYADDRTGAAVWEA; encoded by the coding sequence ATGAGCCAGCAGGGGGAGGGGCGCGTCACCCGCGAGGACGACTGGTGGCACAGGTTGTACGACGAGGCGGTGGCGGTCGGGATCGTGGCGGAGGCGGAGGCGGAGGCAGGGGCGGAGGTGGGGGTACGGGATCGGGGGCAGGCCGCCGATCCCGTACCGGAGTCCCGGACGGTGCCGGGCCGCGCGCCGTGGGAGAGACCGGCGGAGCCCACCCGGCCGCGGACCTTCGAAGGGCCGAGGACGGTGGTGCCGCAGCCGGTCCCCGTACCACGGGCGGAGCCGACCGTGGCGGACGGGACGGTGGCAGGAGCTGAATCCGGGCCGGGCCGTGCCACCGCCCGGACCCCCGCCGAGGCACGCGCCGCCGACGGGTCCGACACCGCCGACGACCGGCCGCGCGTCGGGTACGTGGGGGACCGGCCGCCCACCTACGACGCCGAACCCACCGCCCTGCCCGCCACCGGTCCCGATGAGCTGGACGAACTCGACGGCCCGTTCGCGGACACCGTGCTCGACGGGGCGAGCTACGGCTCGTACGTCCTGCGCGCCGCCTCCGTGCGCGGGGACTCCGCGCGGTTCCGGGGGGAGCCGCGCCGGGACTCCCTGCTCACCGTGCGGTTCGGCACGGCGGAGAACGCCCTCGTCCTGGTCGCCGTCGCGGGCGGCGGCCGGGCCGGGACGGGGACGCATCGTGCGGCGGCCGACCTCTGCCGCTGGATCGCCCGCGCCGTCGGCCGCAGCCACGCCCGGCTCTGCGACGACATACGGGCGGACCGGCGGCCCGACCTGCGCGCGGGGCTGCACCGGCTGACTGACCGTGGCTACGGCAGGCTCCGCACCCGCGCCGCCGAGCTGAGGCTGCGACCGGAGGAGTACACGGCGGGCCTGCGCTGCCTCCTGCTGCCGACCGACCCGGAGTGCCGTACCCGGGTCGTCTTCGGGGAAGGTCCCGGCGGGCTGTTCCGGCTCCGCGACGGTGCCTGGCAGGACCTCGAACCACGGGTGGCCGCAGAGGGCGGAGCCGGGGGCGAGGAGACTCCGGACGGCGAACGGCCCGCCATGGCCCCGGGGGACGCGTCGCCGCCGGCCCCGTACGACGTGGACGGGGAGCCGGTCCCACCGTCCGACGGGCGCTTCCTGTTCCGGGCGGCACAGGCCCGTCCGGGCGACACGCTCCTGTTGTGCGGCCCCGGTCTCGCCGACCCCGTACGCGGTGAGCCGGCCCTCACCGACGCGCTCGCCGGACGCTGGACGACCGGCGGCCCGCCCGGTCTCGCCGCGTACCTCGCGGACATCCAGCTCAGGGCCAAGGGGTACGCCGACGACCGTACGGGGGCCGCCGTCTGGGAGGCGTAA
- a CDS encoding (2Fe-2S)-binding protein yields the protein MTAERSPVKRSRARTPAELVGAVPEPEFEFTFDGRTIPALPGQSIAAALWAASVLAWRTTRVNGRPRGAFCGIGSCFDCLATVNGRPNQRACLLPAGPGDTVTTQEGDGHAEHLG from the coding sequence ATGACCGCGGAGAGGAGCCCCGTGAAGCGCAGCCGGGCGCGTACGCCCGCCGAACTGGTCGGAGCGGTCCCCGAGCCGGAGTTCGAGTTCACCTTCGACGGCCGTACGATCCCGGCGCTGCCCGGTCAGAGCATCGCCGCGGCCCTCTGGGCGGCCTCGGTCCTGGCCTGGCGCACCACCCGGGTGAACGGCCGCCCCAGGGGGGCTTTCTGCGGAATCGGCTCCTGTTTCGACTGCCTGGCCACTGTCAACGGCCGGCCCAATCAGCGGGCCTGCCTGCTCCCCGCCGGACCCGGCGACACCGTGACCACCCAGGAGGGCGACGGACATGCAGAACACCTCGGGTGA
- a CDS encoding FAD-binding oxidoreductase gives MLMRQPLDVVIVGAGVVGAACAYYASRSGLSVAVVDRGPVAGGTTGAGEGNLLVSDKVPGPELDLALLSAALWRELADELPPDIEYEQKGGLVVAAGEASLATLGATAAGQRAVGVEAFAVAADQLRDLEPHLARGLAGGVHYPQDAQVQPALAAAHLLRAAGRGGARTLPGVEVVAVLTGASGEVRGVRTDKGELLAPAVVNAAGTWGGELAALAGVELPVLPRRGFVLVTEPLPPLIRHKVYAAEYVADVSSGSAALQTSPVVEGTPSGPVLIGASRERVGFDRTLSVPVISRLAAGATALFPVLADVRVLRTYHGFRPYLPDHLPAIGADPRVPGLFHACGHEGAGIGLAPATGRLIADAIRGETPVLDPGPFAPERFDTTRDAA, from the coding sequence GTGCTCATGAGACAGCCCTTGGATGTCGTCATCGTCGGGGCCGGGGTGGTCGGCGCCGCGTGCGCCTATTACGCCTCCCGGTCCGGACTCTCCGTGGCCGTCGTCGACCGTGGCCCGGTCGCCGGTGGCACCACCGGAGCCGGTGAGGGAAACCTCCTGGTCTCCGACAAGGTGCCCGGTCCGGAACTGGACCTGGCCCTGCTCTCCGCCGCGCTCTGGCGCGAGCTGGCCGACGAACTGCCCCCGGACATCGAGTACGAGCAGAAGGGCGGCCTGGTCGTGGCGGCGGGCGAGGCGTCCCTGGCCACACTGGGCGCGACGGCGGCCGGTCAGAGGGCTGTCGGCGTCGAGGCGTTCGCGGTGGCCGCGGACCAACTGCGGGACCTCGAACCGCATCTGGCCCGCGGTCTGGCCGGCGGAGTCCACTACCCGCAGGACGCCCAGGTCCAACCGGCCCTCGCCGCGGCCCACCTGCTGCGGGCCGCCGGGCGCGGTGGGGCACGGACGCTGCCGGGCGTGGAGGTCGTCGCCGTGCTCACCGGCGCTTCGGGCGAGGTGCGGGGAGTGCGGACCGACAAGGGTGAACTGCTCGCACCGGCGGTGGTCAACGCCGCGGGCACCTGGGGCGGCGAACTGGCGGCACTGGCCGGGGTCGAGCTGCCCGTGCTGCCGCGACGGGGCTTCGTCCTGGTCACCGAACCGCTGCCGCCGCTGATCCGGCACAAGGTGTACGCGGCGGAGTACGTGGCCGACGTGTCGAGCGGGTCGGCCGCACTCCAGACCTCGCCCGTGGTGGAGGGAACCCCGTCCGGGCCGGTGCTCATCGGCGCCAGCCGTGAACGCGTGGGCTTCGACCGCACCCTGTCGGTGCCGGTGATCAGCCGGCTGGCCGCCGGGGCCACGGCACTCTTCCCGGTGCTCGCCGACGTCCGGGTGCTGCGGACCTATCACGGCTTCCGTCCGTACCTCCCCGATCACCTCCCGGCGATCGGGGCCGATCCCCGGGTTCCCGGACTGTTCCACGCCTGCGGACACGAGGGCGCCGGGATCGGGCTGGCGCCGGCCACCGGCCGGCTGATCGCGGACGCGATCCGGGGGGAGACTCCCGTACTCGACCCCGGACCGTTCGCGCCCGAGCGGTTCGACACCACCCGCGACGCGGCATGA
- a CDS encoding DUF456 domain-containing protein, translating into MSVWQLVAVGLVMLLGLIGVLVPGVPGQAIVWAAVLWWALTDTTPVAWGVLIGATALLLLNQALKPLLPSRRRGESGAPRGTLMLGGLAGIVGFFVVPVVGCVLGYVGAVYGAERLRLGSHAAGWSSVRSVIRATGVSVLVELFACLLVTGAWLGTVIRG; encoded by the coding sequence ATGAGTGTGTGGCAGCTCGTCGCCGTCGGTCTGGTCATGCTGCTCGGCCTGATCGGAGTGCTGGTGCCGGGGGTGCCGGGCCAGGCGATCGTCTGGGCCGCGGTGCTCTGGTGGGCACTGACGGACACGACCCCGGTGGCCTGGGGGGTGCTGATCGGGGCGACGGCCCTGCTGTTGCTGAACCAGGCGCTGAAGCCGTTGCTGCCGTCGCGTCGGCGGGGCGAGTCGGGTGCGCCTCGCGGGACGCTGATGCTCGGTGGTCTCGCCGGGATCGTCGGCTTCTTCGTGGTGCCGGTGGTGGGCTGCGTCCTGGGATACGTCGGCGCGGTCTACGGCGCCGAGCGGCTGCGGCTCGGCAGCCACGCGGCGGGCTGGTCGTCGGTGCGCTCGGTGATCCGGGCCACCGGTGTCTCCGTACTGGTGGAGCTGTTCGCCTGTCTGCTGGTCACGGGCGCCTGGCTCGGCACGGTCATCCGGGGCTGA
- a CDS encoding dihydrodipicolinate synthase family protein, whose translation MQPNPPARTRPWRGVMVATPLTLRDDRSVDFDAYGEHVRQLIAAGCDGVVPNGSLGEYQTLTDDERARIVRVAVEAAGDGDRVMPGVSAYGGAESRRWAEQAAEAGAGSVLLLPPNGYRCDDAAVRAHYAEVAAVGVPVVAYNNPYDTKVDLTPRLLTELHQEGAVVAVKEFTGDVRRAYEIAELAPGLDLLVGADDVLLELALAGAVGWIAGTPNMLPDCCVELYRAAVTGDLATAVPLYRQLHPLLRWDSKPEFVQAIKVSMDVVGRHGGPCRPPRFPLPADAAAAVRAATEKALAEGLN comes from the coding sequence ATGCAGCCGAACCCGCCCGCCCGCACCCGCCCCTGGCGAGGCGTCATGGTCGCCACCCCGCTGACCCTGCGCGACGACCGGTCCGTCGACTTCGACGCGTACGGCGAACACGTCCGGCAGCTCATCGCCGCGGGCTGCGACGGTGTCGTCCCCAACGGTTCGCTGGGGGAGTACCAGACCCTCACCGACGACGAGCGGGCCCGGATCGTACGCGTCGCCGTGGAGGCGGCGGGGGACGGCGACCGGGTGATGCCGGGCGTCTCCGCGTACGGCGGCGCCGAGTCGCGGCGCTGGGCCGAACAGGCCGCCGAGGCGGGCGCCGGATCGGTGCTGCTGCTGCCCCCCAACGGCTACCGCTGCGACGACGCCGCGGTCCGCGCCCACTACGCCGAGGTGGCGGCGGTCGGGGTACCGGTCGTCGCGTACAACAACCCGTACGACACCAAGGTGGACCTGACCCCGCGGCTGCTCACCGAACTCCACCAGGAGGGCGCGGTCGTCGCCGTCAAGGAGTTCACCGGCGACGTCCGCCGGGCGTACGAGATCGCCGAGCTGGCGCCCGGCCTCGATCTGCTCGTGGGCGCCGACGACGTCCTCCTGGAGCTCGCCCTGGCCGGCGCCGTCGGGTGGATCGCGGGAACCCCCAACATGCTGCCCGACTGTTGTGTGGAGCTGTACCGGGCCGCCGTCACCGGCGATCTGGCGACCGCGGTCCCGCTCTACCGGCAACTGCACCCACTGCTGCGATGGGACTCCAAGCCGGAGTTCGTCCAGGCGATCAAGGTGTCGATGGATGTCGTCGGACGCCACGGAGGACCCTGCCGCCCGCCGCGCTTCCCGCTGCCGGCCGACGCCGCGGCCGCGGTCCGCGCCGCGACCGAGAAAGCGCTCGCCGAAGGACTGAACTGA
- a CDS encoding helix-turn-helix domain-containing protein, which produces MLGAIGLDERQESAYRALVSVGAAEVTDLAHRLGLPEHDTDLALRGLERHGLAARSSTRAGRWVAAPPGVALGALLTRQRRELDRAERSAARLAEEYRAEAAEPALHDLVEVVTGASAVAYRFQQLQLGAADEVCALITGKPVAMSGAADGSRRRAADRGVTFRAVIEREVLALPVAVLELPTARNRDARIRSVDRLPTELVVADGRLAMVPMTGHGTEPAALVVHASGLLESLTGLFEAVWREAMPLRLGGSGWEREGPAGPDPTDLEILSLLLAGLTDASVAKQLELGLRTVQRRVKGLMELAGVSTRLQLGWHAYERGWVSRGGRG; this is translated from the coding sequence TTGCTGGGAGCCATAGGTCTCGACGAGAGGCAGGAATCGGCCTACCGCGCGCTCGTCTCCGTGGGGGCGGCGGAGGTGACCGATCTCGCGCACCGGTTGGGGCTCCCCGAGCACGACACGGACCTGGCGCTGCGCGGGCTGGAGCGGCACGGACTGGCCGCCCGGTCCTCCACCCGCGCGGGACGGTGGGTGGCGGCGCCGCCCGGGGTGGCGCTGGGCGCGTTGCTGACCAGGCAGCGCCGTGAGCTGGACCGGGCGGAACGGTCGGCCGCGCGGCTCGCGGAGGAGTACCGGGCGGAGGCCGCCGAACCGGCCCTGCACGACCTGGTGGAGGTGGTCACGGGGGCGAGCGCGGTGGCGTACCGGTTCCAGCAGCTCCAGCTGGGGGCGGCCGACGAGGTCTGCGCGCTGATCACCGGCAAACCGGTCGCGATGAGCGGCGCGGCCGACGGATCACGGAGACGGGCGGCCGACCGGGGCGTGACGTTCCGGGCGGTGATCGAGCGTGAGGTGCTGGCGCTGCCCGTCGCGGTCCTGGAACTGCCGACCGCGCGGAACCGCGACGCGCGGATCAGGTCCGTCGACCGGTTGCCGACCGAGTTGGTCGTCGCCGACGGCCGTCTGGCGATGGTGCCGATGACCGGGCACGGCACGGAGCCCGCCGCACTCGTCGTCCACGCCTCCGGTCTGCTGGAATCGCTCACGGGACTGTTCGAGGCGGTGTGGCGGGAGGCGATGCCGCTGCGACTCGGCGGGAGCGGCTGGGAACGGGAGGGCCCGGCGGGACCCGACCCCACCGATCTGGAGATCCTGTCGCTGCTGCTGGCGGGACTGACGGACGCGAGCGTGGCCAAACAACTGGAGCTGGGGCTGCGTACCGTGCAGCGGCGGGTGAAGGGTCTGATGGAGCTGGCCGGGGTGTCGACGAGGCTCCAGCTGGGCTGGCACGCGTACGAGCGGGGCTGGGTGTCCCGGGGAGGACGGGGCTGA
- a CDS encoding DNA-3-methyladenine glycosylase 2 family protein — translation MDDETRYEAVSSRDARFDGEFFFAVETTGIYCRPSCPAVTPKRKNVRFFPTAAAAQRGGFRACRRCRPDAVPGSAAWNVRADVVGRAMRMISDGVVDREGVPGLAHRLGYSTRQTQRQLTAELGAGPVALARAQRAHTARVLLQTTDLPVTEIAFASGFASVRQFNDTVRKIYSRTPSGLRAESGAGPVGGPDGASRAGIPLRLAHRGPYAAREVFDLFAEETVPLVEEMTGTPGDRVYRRTLRLPYGSGVVAVDERSAGAWLDARIQLTDLRDLTTAVQRLRRLLDLDADPYAVDEALGADPRLAPLVAARPGLRSPGVADPEEFAVRALLGRAEAGRLVEAYGKRLDAPCGGLSHVFPEPGALAGAGEERPELRTLASALADGTVRLDAGADRDEAERALLRLPGIGPRAAALIRMRALGDPDVDPDDIPGAGAWRPWRSYAVRHLEHARRAQAGAGAR, via the coding sequence CCGAGCTGCCCCGCCGTCACCCCCAAACGGAAGAACGTCCGCTTCTTCCCGACCGCGGCAGCCGCCCAGCGGGGCGGCTTCCGGGCCTGCCGGCGCTGCCGCCCGGACGCCGTCCCCGGTTCGGCGGCCTGGAACGTACGGGCCGATGTCGTCGGACGGGCCATGCGCATGATCAGCGACGGCGTGGTCGACAGGGAAGGGGTGCCCGGCCTGGCCCACCGGCTCGGCTACAGCACACGCCAGACGCAGCGGCAGCTCACCGCCGAACTGGGTGCCGGTCCCGTCGCTCTCGCCCGAGCCCAGCGGGCCCACACCGCCCGGGTCCTGCTCCAGACCACGGACCTGCCGGTCACCGAGATCGCCTTCGCGTCGGGGTTCGCGAGCGTGCGCCAGTTCAACGACACGGTCCGGAAGATCTACTCCCGCACCCCCAGCGGTCTGCGGGCCGAGTCCGGGGCCGGGCCGGTGGGCGGTCCGGACGGGGCGAGCCGGGCCGGCATCCCGCTGCGGCTCGCGCACCGGGGCCCGTACGCGGCCCGGGAGGTCTTCGACCTCTTCGCGGAGGAGACGGTTCCGCTGGTCGAGGAGATGACGGGGACACCCGGCGACCGTGTCTACCGGCGCACCCTCCGGCTGCCGTACGGCTCCGGTGTCGTCGCCGTCGACGAGCGGTCCGCCGGGGCGTGGCTGGACGCCCGGATCCAGCTCACCGATCTGCGTGATCTGACGACGGCGGTCCAGCGGCTGCGCCGGCTCCTCGATCTCGACGCCGATCCGTACGCCGTGGACGAGGCGCTGGGCGCCGATCCCCGGCTCGCCCCGCTCGTCGCCGCCAGGCCCGGACTGCGCTCGCCGGGAGTGGCCGACCCGGAGGAGTTCGCCGTGCGGGCGCTGCTGGGGCGTGCCGAGGCCGGGCGACTCGTGGAGGCGTACGGGAAGCGCCTCGACGCGCCGTGCGGTGGTCTCAGCCACGTCTTCCCGGAGCCGGGGGCGCTGGCCGGTGCGGGGGAGGAGCGGCCGGAACTGCGGACGCTGGCGTCCGCGCTCGCCGACGGGACCGTACGGCTCGACGCCGGGGCCGACCGGGACGAGGCCGAGCGGGCCCTGCTGCGGCTGCCGGGGATCGGACCGAGGGCCGCGGCCCTGATCAGGATGCGGGCACTGGGCGATCCGGACGTCGATCCCGACGACATCCCGGGGGCCGGGGCGTGGCGACCGTGGCGGTCGTACGCCGTACGCCATCTGGAGCACGCCCGCCGGGCCCAGGCCGGTGCCGGAGCGCGGTGA
- a CDS encoding NAD(P)/FAD-dependent oxidoreductase: MQNTSGEVSGVPGPGGGPGPDRGPDRGVGPGRGGASGPSDAGVRSGPGGGVSGTTGEVPGTSGASAGATASAALAVIGAGPAGLAAAVTAADHGLDVVLLDASAAPGGQYYRSPAPGLGAARPEALHHGWAAFAGLTARLDRHRATGRVRHLAEHQVWAVERTGDDWALHSLTGAGGQGRATVRARRLLLATGSHERQLPFPGWTLPGVVGAAGAQAMLKSGLVLPGRRVVVAGSGPLLQAVAASLTLAGADVPALVEASGYAAYARAPHVLAANPGKLAEGARHGLALARSGVRVLSHRAVTAVHGTRRVEGVTVSRVDRDWRPVPGSDRRIDCDALAVGHGLVPQIELATTLGCATRRCADGTHALLLDRRLRTTVPGIWAAGEPGGIGGVQLAFAEGELAALSVIDDGGGTAPGVDRRRVTALRLARRRMRAFAEVMGAAHRPGRGWSGWTADDTEVCRCEEVTAGQVRTALDDLGAGDARTVKLLTRAGMGWCQGRMCGFAVGELARCHGAGEEAAGPGRRPLACPVPLSALAEAAPGDRT, encoded by the coding sequence ATGCAGAACACCTCGGGTGAGGTCTCCGGGGTCCCGGGACCGGGCGGAGGACCCGGCCCCGACCGGGGTCCGGACCGGGGCGTGGGGCCGGGCCGTGGCGGGGCCTCCGGCCCCTCGGACGCGGGCGTGCGGTCCGGGCCCGGCGGCGGGGTGTCCGGCACCACCGGCGAGGTCCCCGGCACCTCCGGTGCCTCCGCCGGGGCGACGGCGTCCGCCGCGCTGGCGGTGATCGGCGCCGGGCCCGCGGGTCTCGCCGCGGCCGTCACGGCGGCCGACCACGGCCTCGACGTCGTCCTGCTCGACGCGTCGGCCGCACCGGGCGGGCAGTACTACCGCAGCCCGGCACCCGGCCTCGGCGCCGCCCGGCCGGAGGCCCTGCACCACGGCTGGGCCGCCTTCGCCGGCCTGACCGCCCGGCTGGACCGGCACCGCGCCACCGGCAGGGTCCGCCATCTGGCCGAACACCAGGTGTGGGCCGTCGAGCGGACCGGCGACGACTGGGCCCTGCACTCCCTGACCGGTGCGGGCGGGCAGGGCCGGGCCACCGTCCGGGCCCGCCGCCTGCTGCTCGCCACCGGCTCCCACGAGCGCCAACTCCCCTTTCCCGGCTGGACCCTGCCGGGAGTGGTGGGCGCCGCCGGGGCCCAGGCCATGCTGAAGTCCGGGCTGGTGCTGCCGGGGAGGCGCGTCGTCGTCGCGGGCAGCGGCCCGCTCCTCCAGGCCGTCGCGGCCTCACTGACCCTGGCCGGGGCCGACGTACCGGCCCTGGTGGAGGCGTCCGGTTACGCCGCGTACGCCCGCGCCCCCCATGTGCTGGCCGCCAACCCGGGCAAGCTGGCGGAGGGCGCGCGCCACGGACTCGCCCTGGCGCGGAGCGGTGTACGGGTGCTGTCGCACCGGGCGGTGACCGCGGTGCACGGCACACGACGGGTGGAGGGCGTCACCGTCAGCCGCGTCGACCGCGACTGGCGGCCGGTACCGGGCAGTGATCGCCGCATCGACTGCGACGCCCTCGCCGTGGGGCACGGGCTCGTGCCCCAGATCGAACTCGCCACCACGCTGGGCTGCGCCACCCGCCGCTGCGCCGACGGCACCCACGCGCTGCTCCTCGACCGCCGACTGCGCACCACCGTGCCGGGCATCTGGGCGGCGGGCGAGCCGGGAGGCATCGGAGGAGTGCAACTCGCATTTGCGGAGGGCGAGTTGGCTGCTCTCTCGGTGATCGACGACGGCGGGGGGACGGCCCCGGGGGTGGACCGCCGCCGGGTGACAGCGCTCCGCCTGGCGCGCCGCAGGATGCGCGCCTTCGCCGAGGTCATGGGCGCGGCACACCGGCCGGGCCGGGGCTGGAGCGGCTGGACGGCGGACGACACCGAGGTCTGCCGCTGCGAGGAGGTCACCGCGGGACAGGTCCGTACGGCGCTCGACGACCTGGGGGCGGGAGACGCCCGTACGGTCAAACTGCTCACCCGGGCCGGAATGGGCTGGTGCCAGGGCCGGATGTGCGGCTTCGCCGTCGGTGAACTGGCCCGCTGCCACGGCGCCGGTGAGGAGGCGGCCGGGCCGGGCCGACGACCACTGGCATGCCCGGTCCCCCTGTCCGCGCTCGCTGAGGCCGCCCCTGGCGACCGGACCTGA